The Scyliorhinus torazame isolate Kashiwa2021f chromosome 7, sScyTor2.1, whole genome shotgun sequence genome has a window encoding:
- the plk3 gene encoding serine/threonine-protein kinase PLK3, with protein sequence MSLEVQRAPGDDSPHPKVARDKPDLCRMVTAPKTGKCYCRGRLLGKGGFARCYEMIDLSSNRVYAVKVIPHSRVSKPHQKDKIEKEIELHKSLSNKHIVKFYHNFEDDENIYIFLEHCSHKSLAHILKARRTLTEPEVRYYLRQIILGLKYLHVRDILHRDLKLGNFFVNDNMEVKVGDFGLATKLLPVDQRKRTICGTPNYLAPEVLNKQGHGPEADIWSLGCVMYTMLFGRPPFETSDLKDTYRCIRAVEYTMPSSFSVAAKDLVGSILKKNPESRPTLDEIMNHDFFTKGFIPDVLHPSSCLMVPELSSPTPTKNLFKKFTEAFFFRKKSPKDTKTICVEKDDISKLAADLVKTSINRQTSYKTENVTERTFPTGQTANSFPKEMAEERLPKSTKPAGANSETAEEGPIAQQMADAATHVLKSCLSSMPSVKKNPVGHSLHRSKPFLWVTKWVDYSNKYGFGYQLSNRSIGVLFNDGTHMSLSANRRNVYYYLNNNQHFSFSASAIPEQLVKQMTIVHYFANYMEENLMEGGDLPRTFLEDCHDPSLFLLQWVKTDYSLLMLFNNGTLQVNFYHDHTKLILCKADHSYLLTYINKDRIACTYKLSTIMELGCSQELYHRLTYTLKLLQQQKADS encoded by the exons ATGAGTTTGGAAGTTCAGAGAGCTCCGGGCGATGACAGCCCTCACCCTAAAGTTGCCCGGGACAAGCCTGATTTGTGCCGGATGGTTACCGCTCCCAAGACCGGCAAATGTTACTGTCGAGGGAGGCTGCTGGGCAAG GGTGGATTTGCAAGATGCTATGAAATGATTGATCTCTCCAGTAACAGAGTATATGCAGTTAAAGTTATTCCACACTCTCGAGTGTCAAAACCTCACCAGAAAGATAAG ATAGAGAAGGAAATTGAACTCCACAAATCCCTGTCTAATAAACACATAGTGAAATTCTACCATAACTTTGAAGATGATGAAAATATTTATATCTTTCTAGAGCACTGCAGTCACAAG TCATTAGCACATATATTGAAAGCAAGAAGAACTTTAACAGAGCCAGAAGTCCGGTATTACCTCAGACAGATTATCTTGGGCCTCAAGTACCTCCATGTTCGGGATATCCTTCACCGAGACCTCAAGCTAG GTAATTTCTTTGTTAACGATAACATGGAAGTAAAAGTTGGAGACTTTGGCTTGGCAACTAAGCTTCTACCAGTCGACCAGAGGAAGAG GACTATCTGTGGTACTCCGAACTATCTGGCACCCGAAGTACTAAACAAACAAGGTCATGGTCCTGAGGCTGACATCTGGTCTTTGGGTTGTGTCAT GTACACTATGTTGTTTGGGCGGCCACCATTTGAGACCTCTGACCTCAAAGACACCTACAGATGTATTCGAGCAGTTGAGTACACCATGCCGTCGTCATTTTCAGTAGCTGCAAAGGATCTTGTTGGTAGCATCTTGAAGAAGAATCCAGAAAGCCGACCTACTCTGGATGAAATTATGAATCATGATTTTTTCACAAAA GGTTTTATACCTGATGTGCTCCACCCAAGCAGCTGCCTAATGGTTCCTGAACTGAGTAGCCCAACGCCCACTAAAAACCTCTTCAAAAAGTTTACAGAGGCTTTCTTCTTTAGGAAAAAGAGCCCAAAAG ATACTAAAACCATCTGTGTGGAGAAGGATGATATTTCCAAGCTTGCTGCAGACCTTGTGAAGACCTCCATCAACAGACAGACCAGCTATAAAACTGAAAATGTAACTGAG CGTACATTTCCGACTGGTCAAACCGCAAACTCCTTtcccaaggaaatggcagaggaaagaTTGCCAAAATCTACCAAACCAGCTGGTGCCAACAGTGAAA CTGCTGAAGAGGGGCCCATAGCTCAGCAAATGGCAGATGCTGCTACCCATGTTCTCAAAAGCTGTCTTTCATCTATGCCTTCAG TGAAAAAGAACCCAGTCGGACACAGCCTACATCGGTCTAAACCCTTCCTGTGGGTCACTAAATGGGTGGACTACTCCAATAAATATGGTTTTGGTTACCAGTTGTCTAATCGCAGTATTGGTGTCCTGTTCAATGATGGAACTCACATGAGCCTCTCTGCAAACCGAAG GAATGTGTATTATTACCTCAATAACAACCAGCATTTTTCCTTCTCTGCCTCTGCAATTCCAGAGCAGCTGGTGAAACAGATGACAATTGTCCACTATTTTGCCAACTACATGGAGGAAAATTTGATGGAG GGAGGTGACTTGCCCAGGACATTCCTTGAAGATTGCCACGATCCATCTTTGTTCCTGTTACAGTGGGTTAAAACCGATTATTCCCTATTGATGTTGTTCAACAATGGCACTTTACAG GTTAACTTTTACCATGATCATACAAAACTCATTCTATGCAAAGCTGACCATTCCTACCTGCTTACGTACATCAACAAGGATCGTATTGCTTGCACCTACAAACTGAGCACCATAATGGAGCTGGGCTGTTCACAAGAACTCTACCATCGTCTGACATATACATTGAAACTGTTACAGCAGCAGAAGGCAGACTCTTAA